In Halorussus limi, a genomic segment contains:
- a CDS encoding VWA domain-containing protein gives MVDLGETKKVSQPSRSTVPFPAVVGQEALKEALLVVGANDELDGLLVRGEKGTAKSTATRAFTELLPDQRAIADCPYGCPPDDGTKQCKTCRTRDDPPVETRPVPFVTLPLGASRERVMGSLSVADALDGAAEFNPGLLARANRGFLYVDEVNLLDDHLVDVLLDAAASGTNRVERDGVSVTHPADFTLVGTMNPEEGELRPQFRDRFALQVEVTGAEDIDRRVAVVERSLSGFDGDYDAETATVRERLSEARERLPDVTIPESLTRELVELCLDSGVDGHRADIATARGARTLAALDGRTRVIEPDVRRAVELALPHRLRSRPFEDGPDFEDVIDDHFADGEGDAQDGEESSGDDEDQSGSESTGSADDRVSEGADSETEGSDDGDGSEGGDDSGEENHGDPESGGDSSGSRTEPRDSPRPSDADGASGDDSPTEHGGDDTPNDGDEEAKPLVPGQPPNDVAEPGDGVAPDINAPTAERADGSGRASARPSDRGRGTRVRTERAGLDDAVDPAASVRAAAVRGGDRVESRDLRQSVREGESSTLVVFAIDASASMRGPMRAAKGVALDLLRDAYECRDEVAVVTFAGESADVILPPTDSVDLAARHLKSLPTGERTPLPDGLHTAGELLARANPDDTVVVVVTDGRANAGSDSPTTDTRTAASGLADRGANVLVVDASDDGRTNLVEDIVSAADGERVPLEALTPNRVADAFQPTEGGDR, from the coding sequence ATGGTTGATTTGGGAGAGACCAAAAAAGTGTCGCAGCCCTCCCGTTCGACGGTGCCGTTCCCCGCCGTGGTCGGCCAAGAGGCGTTGAAAGAAGCCCTCCTCGTCGTCGGGGCGAACGACGAACTCGACGGCCTGTTAGTCCGCGGCGAGAAGGGAACGGCGAAATCGACGGCAACGCGCGCATTCACGGAACTTCTACCCGACCAACGCGCTATCGCCGACTGCCCCTACGGCTGTCCTCCGGATGACGGAACTAAACAGTGCAAAACGTGTCGAACGCGGGACGACCCGCCCGTCGAAACTCGACCGGTCCCCTTCGTGACGCTGCCACTCGGCGCATCACGTGAGCGCGTTATGGGTTCCCTCTCCGTTGCGGACGCCCTCGACGGGGCGGCGGAATTCAACCCTGGTTTACTTGCGCGGGCGAACCGCGGCTTCCTCTACGTCGACGAGGTGAATCTCCTCGACGACCACCTCGTCGACGTCCTTCTCGACGCCGCAGCCAGCGGCACCAATCGGGTCGAACGCGACGGTGTCAGCGTCACCCATCCCGCGGACTTCACGCTCGTCGGGACGATGAACCCCGAGGAGGGCGAACTCCGCCCACAGTTCCGCGACCGATTCGCGCTCCAAGTCGAGGTGACCGGTGCTGAGGACATCGATCGGCGAGTCGCAGTCGTCGAACGTTCCCTCTCGGGATTCGACGGCGATTACGACGCGGAGACCGCGACCGTTCGTGAGCGCCTCAGCGAAGCTCGCGAACGGCTTCCCGACGTTACTATTCCGGAATCGCTCACTCGGGAGTTGGTGGAACTCTGTCTGGATTCGGGGGTCGATGGACATCGGGCCGATATCGCCACGGCACGGGGTGCGCGCACGCTGGCCGCCCTCGACGGCCGAACCAGAGTCATCGAGCCAGACGTTCGCCGTGCTGTCGAACTCGCTCTTCCCCACCGTCTTCGGAGCCGACCCTTCGAAGACGGTCCTGACTTCGAGGACGTCATCGACGACCATTTCGCGGACGGAGAGGGGGACGCTCAAGACGGCGAGGAAAGCTCCGGAGATGACGAAGACCAGTCTGGTTCCGAGTCTACAGGGTCGGCCGACGACCGCGTATCTGAAGGTGCAGATTCCGAGACTGAAGGAAGCGACGACGGTGACGGTTCGGAGGGAGGAGACGACTCTGGAGAGGAGAACCACGGCGATCCAGAGAGTGGAGGTGATTCCTCGGGGTCCCGAACGGAACCTCGTGACAGTCCCCGTCCGAGCGATGCGGATGGTGCGTCGGGCGACGACTCACCGACTGAACATGGCGGAGACGATACTCCGAACGACGGGGACGAGGAAGCCAAACCCCTGGTTCCCGGTCAACCACCCAACGACGTGGCCGAGCCCGGCGACGGAGTGGCTCCCGACATAAACGCACCGACGGCCGAACGTGCCGACGGGAGCGGTCGGGCCAGCGCACGTCCGAGCGACCGCGGCCGCGGAACGCGCGTTCGGACGGAACGAGCCGGTCTCGACGACGCGGTCGACCCGGCGGCGTCCGTCCGCGCCGCTGCCGTCCGCGGAGGCGATCGCGTCGAGTCCCGTGACCTCCGTCAGTCCGTCCGCGAGGGAGAGAGTTCGACGCTCGTCGTGTTCGCGATAGACGCGAGCGCCTCGATGCGCGGCCCGATGCGGGCCGCGAAGGGGGTTGCCCTCGACCTCCTCCGGGACGCCTACGAGTGTCGCGACGAGGTGGCGGTCGTCACCTTCGCCGGCGAGAGCGCGGACGTAATCCTCCCACCGACTGACAGCGTCGATCTGGCGGCGCGACACCTCAAGTCGTTACCGACGGGCGAACGCACGCCGCTCCCCGACGGTCTCCACACCGCTGGCGAATTGCTCGCGCGGGCAAACCCCGACGATACCGTAGTGGTCGTCGTCACTGACGGACGGGCGAACGCCGGGAGCGACTCCCCGACAACGGACACGAGAACGGCCGCGTCCGGTCTCGCTGACCGCGGAGCGAACGTGCTGGTCGTCGACGCGAGCGACGACGGGCGGACGAATCTGGTGGAGGACATCGTCTCCGCCGCCGACGGCGAACGCGTTCCCCTCGAAGCTCTCACCCCGAATCGCGTCGCGGACGCCTTCCAGCCGACGGAGGGAGGAGACCGATGA
- a CDS encoding outer membrane protein assembly factor BamB family protein, whose product MIVERAVDLGSVDPAGSRQLGRRSSVCLRDDTVVVGLADGSVVAFEVDTLDERWRNESVPPREPNRGSPDGTSDGVSGSVVSLTAFADGFLAGERGPDGDIRLLDADTGKQRWSYRSADDVGDPAKRTRFFLPFVLDATTDGRRAYVAARRYYRESDGTRNFDSVVYAFESDGTVAWRYETDASPIALSVRNGTVAVGSNRCPGTDSDGFVALDADTGTVRRRWDPPGDGERRVGDLSLTEDGIAVASHADYRGYFLDDDGVRWAVDLGRPVDCGEETVYAYPNHVHATGDGVVFVTGNTYPEDGRETDARHPTEHAAVGVSPEGEIRWESSVGGFVHGVATDGDRIAVPAAQHFRERDPNAHALSKFDVTDGRTAGRPISGVVTAAAIEDGRVAAVEEPVAYHDEDAVRGSYRLHC is encoded by the coding sequence GTGATCGTCGAACGAGCTGTGGACCTCGGAAGCGTCGACCCCGCAGGGTCTCGCCAGCTCGGCCGCAGGTCCAGTGTTTGCCTCCGCGACGACACAGTCGTCGTCGGTCTCGCCGACGGATCGGTCGTCGCGTTCGAAGTCGATACGCTGGACGAACGTTGGCGGAATGAGAGCGTTCCGCCGAGGGAACCGAACCGGGGCTCGCCGGATGGGACATCCGACGGCGTCTCAGGGAGTGTCGTTTCACTGACTGCGTTCGCGGACGGCTTCCTCGCCGGGGAACGCGGCCCCGACGGCGACATCCGTCTGCTCGACGCCGACACTGGGAAACAACGGTGGAGCTATCGCTCCGCGGACGACGTCGGTGACCCGGCGAAACGGACTCGGTTCTTCCTACCGTTCGTCTTGGACGCGACCACGGACGGCCGGCGGGCGTACGTCGCCGCTCGCCGCTACTACCGAGAGTCAGACGGTACACGGAACTTCGATAGCGTCGTGTACGCGTTCGAATCCGACGGCACGGTGGCGTGGCGTTACGAGACGGACGCTTCGCCGATTGCGCTCAGTGTCCGTAACGGGACCGTCGCCGTGGGATCCAATCGGTGTCCCGGAACCGATTCCGACGGATTCGTCGCCCTCGACGCGGACACTGGAACGGTACGTCGTCGTTGGGACCCGCCGGGTGACGGAGAGCGACGCGTCGGGGACCTCTCGCTCACCGAGGACGGGATTGCAGTGGCTAGCCACGCCGACTACCGCGGATACTTCCTCGACGACGACGGCGTCCGATGGGCGGTCGACCTGGGCCGCCCCGTCGACTGTGGGGAGGAGACGGTCTACGCGTATCCGAATCACGTGCATGCTACCGGAGACGGTGTCGTCTTCGTCACCGGCAACACGTATCCCGAAGACGGACGAGAGACGGACGCCCGCCATCCCACCGAACACGCGGCCGTCGGTGTCAGTCCAGAAGGCGAGATTCGCTGGGAGTCGTCGGTCGGAGGGTTCGTCCACGGAGTAGCGACCGACGGGGACCGTATCGCGGTCCCCGCGGCCCAGCACTTCCGGGAGCGAGATCCCAACGCGCACGCGCTGTCCAAATTCGACGTGACTGACGGTCGAACTGCGGGTCGACCGATATCGGGCGTCGTCACCGCGGCCGCAATTGAGGACGGTCGGGTCGCGGCGGTGGAGGAACCCGTCGCTTACCACGACGAGGACGCGGTCCGAGGGTCGTACCGCCTCCACTGCTGA
- a CDS encoding DUF3209 family protein: MSCHEIEALRLGLMNVLGTSDRSVREHAEKELEGHLEGPVEGLANAESLSELRRHLDAALVDLEEQIATADESDPEYDYLRGRLVAVRDAEQSLARLTDHGESLLDDLGTSHDVLHEAFPVDD; this comes from the coding sequence ATGAGCTGTCACGAAATCGAAGCGCTGCGACTCGGATTGATGAACGTCCTCGGCACGAGCGACCGGAGCGTCCGGGAGCACGCCGAGAAAGAACTGGAAGGACACCTCGAGGGTCCTGTAGAGGGACTGGCGAACGCTGAGAGCCTCTCCGAACTCCGACGCCACCTCGATGCGGCCCTCGTCGACCTGGAAGAGCAGATCGCGACCGCCGACGAGAGCGACCCGGAGTACGACTACCTCCGGGGACGGCTCGTCGCGGTCCGCGACGCCGAGCAGTCGCTCGCTCGGTTGACCGACCACGGGGAGTCGCTGTTGGACGACCTCGGGACGTCACACGACGTCCTCCACGAAGCGTTCCCCGTCGATGACTGA
- a CDS encoding CbiX/SirB N-terminal domain-containing protein, translating to MSRSSDEEGSSRDGAVSPGDASGEFDDEAVLLVGHGSRREKSNEQVRELAVGLEERLGVPVDVGFLELAEPTIPEAIGSLAPAVSEITVVQLSLFAASHVKNDVPLAIQQARSEYSDLTLHNGSHLGVHPAIVDLLDDRAAAVEADLSVDREADDVAVVLCARGSSDPDANGDVHKLARLLYEGRKFDRVESCFVGVTEPRLQDALHDVAKHRPDSVVVLPYMLGDGVLTQRIRDRTAEFDDEYPYVDAAAGDPLGTDSRLLDVLGDRWQEARTDSVRMSCDTCKHKVELDGYEEDVGGARAMLRALTHQESHADRESVDEEPHTHDAPEKHVAVCTNQTCAADGAPAVLERLRQSVRDSEECDARVTRTSCLGRCGDGPMVAVYPDGVWYGGVDQNDAERVVSSHLDRDRIVSDIVDQTL from the coding sequence ATGAGTCGGAGTAGCGACGAAGAAGGGTCCAGCCGCGACGGAGCAGTTAGCCCGGGAGACGCCAGCGGTGAGTTCGACGACGAGGCGGTGTTGCTGGTCGGGCACGGTTCGCGTCGGGAGAAGTCGAACGAGCAGGTTCGCGAACTCGCCGTCGGTCTGGAAGAGCGACTCGGCGTCCCTGTAGACGTCGGGTTTCTAGAGCTCGCGGAACCGACGATACCGGAGGCGATCGGTAGCCTCGCGCCAGCGGTGTCCGAGATAACCGTCGTCCAGCTCTCGCTGTTCGCTGCGAGTCACGTCAAGAACGACGTACCGTTGGCTATCCAGCAAGCCCGGTCGGAGTACTCCGACCTGACGCTCCACAACGGGTCTCACCTCGGCGTTCATCCGGCAATCGTCGACTTGCTCGACGACCGGGCCGCCGCGGTGGAGGCAGACCTGAGCGTCGACCGTGAGGCGGACGACGTCGCGGTCGTTCTCTGCGCACGCGGATCGAGCGACCCGGACGCCAACGGCGACGTTCACAAGCTGGCCCGGCTCCTGTACGAAGGCCGCAAGTTCGACCGCGTCGAGTCCTGTTTCGTCGGGGTCACCGAGCCTCGTTTGCAGGACGCACTTCACGACGTGGCGAAGCACCGGCCGGATAGCGTCGTCGTCCTTCCGTACATGCTGGGCGACGGCGTGCTTACGCAACGCATTCGCGACCGGACGGCGGAGTTCGACGACGAGTACCCGTACGTGGACGCCGCGGCCGGAGATCCGCTCGGGACGGACTCGAGACTCCTGGACGTGCTCGGCGACCGTTGGCAGGAGGCGCGCACGGACAGCGTCCGCATGTCGTGTGACACCTGTAAGCACAAAGTCGAACTCGACGGCTACGAGGAGGATGTCGGCGGTGCGCGGGCCATGCTGCGGGCGCTGACTCATCAGGAGTCACACGCCGACCGCGAGTCCGTGGACGAGGAACCGCATACCCACGACGCGCCGGAGAAGCACGTCGCCGTCTGCACTAACCAGACGTGCGCAGCAGACGGTGCGCCGGCAGTCCTCGAACGCCTGCGCCAGTCCGTCCGAGACTCGGAGGAGTGCGATGCACGCGTCACGCGCACGTCTTGTCTCGGGCGGTGCGGCGACGGACCGATGGTCGCCGTCTATCCCGACGGCGTCTGGTACGGCGGCGTCGACCAGAACGACGCGGAGCGTGTCGTCTCGTCCCACCTCGACCGGGATCGAATCGTTTCGGATATCGTCGACCAAACCCTGTAA
- a CDS encoding cobalamin biosynthesis protein, with protein MSMETGTPADLLARHPETAYFWGRAIGDGDLEEGCLTVRANDETAARRLAAIAGDEQVDHRIVEREYAHDTAITRTEDEYTIQVFGGVAERAAAAFGLPMSGDPGGYRLDAFEGYERQLLRGLLEGCGTVCFKSDAETVGVSASEESGGSTEQGSVGISFVHDDRQLLESVRGLLDRIPPDAPASDIAESSSGSYWFGVSDEAVPEAGPWLYENCEESGLFAPTRRQKLLKSLERAGDR; from the coding sequence ATGTCGATGGAGACCGGTACTCCGGCGGACCTGCTCGCGAGACACCCGGAAACCGCGTACTTCTGGGGGCGAGCCATCGGCGATGGCGACCTCGAAGAGGGCTGTCTCACCGTCCGCGCGAACGACGAGACGGCCGCTCGCCGACTCGCGGCTATTGCTGGCGACGAACAGGTCGACCACCGTATCGTCGAACGCGAGTACGCCCACGACACGGCCATCACGCGCACGGAGGACGAGTACACGATACAAGTCTTCGGTGGCGTGGCAGAACGCGCAGCCGCGGCGTTCGGGCTCCCCATGAGCGGCGACCCCGGCGGGTACCGCTTGGACGCCTTCGAGGGGTACGAGCGCCAGCTCCTCCGGGGACTACTCGAGGGATGTGGCACGGTCTGTTTCAAGAGCGATGCCGAGACGGTCGGCGTCTCCGCGAGCGAAGAGAGCGGAGGCTCGACGGAGCAGGGCTCCGTCGGCATATCGTTCGTCCACGACGACCGACAGCTCCTCGAATCCGTCCGAGGTCTCCTCGACAGAATTCCACCGGACGCACCCGCGAGCGATATCGCCGAGTCGTCATCGGGCAGTTACTGGTTCGGTGTGAGCGACGAGGCCGTCCCGGAGGCCGGCCCCTGGCTGTACGAAAACTGCGAGGAGAGCGGACTATTCGCCCCGACGCGACGGCAGAAACTACTGAAGAGTCTCGAACGCGCTGGAGACAGATGA
- a CDS encoding ferredoxin: MTGYRIIVDKDACEGIFACLTRDPRFVEGEDGLATIDPASDPVPPSGTDEGIIREEDGRIVAEFDDDRADEARQAATACPPGAITVEEC, translated from the coding sequence ATGACCGGCTACCGAATTATCGTCGACAAGGACGCGTGCGAGGGAATCTTCGCCTGCCTCACGCGGGACCCGCGTTTCGTTGAGGGCGAGGACGGATTGGCGACGATTGATCCGGCGTCGGACCCTGTCCCGCCGAGCGGGACCGACGAGGGTATCATCCGCGAGGAAGACGGACGGATAGTCGCGGAGTTCGACGACGATCGCGCCGACGAGGCGCGACAGGCGGCCACTGCCTGTCCGCCGGGCGCAATCACCGTGGAGGAGTGCTGA
- the cobJ gene encoding precorrin-3B C(17)-methyltransferase, whose translation MSTDDTTESKCGASKTDTTESKCGGSTAAEETSSKCGGSESDSSSSSSCGGSTNESTEEEVGATVDDFDADPGRLVAVGLGPGHAEGMTQRARVALHEAEHIVGYTTYIELLPDEITEAADELYDTPMCGEVSRTEEAVDRALAGNHVAIVGSGDPNVYALGGLALEIVESKGATASTLDFEVVPGVPAAQSCAARVGAPLVNDTVSISLSDHLTPMPTIESRLHAAAKEGFTITIYNPWSRKRRENFEKCCEILLEHRDPETPVGIVHGAGRDDERAEIVELGDLEELGETDLVDMTTTILVGNEDTYVWDDRMVTPRGYESKYDY comes from the coding sequence ATGAGTACGGACGACACTACCGAGTCGAAGTGCGGAGCATCGAAGACGGACACCACCGAATCGAAGTGCGGCGGGTCGACGGCCGCTGAAGAGACATCGTCGAAGTGCGGCGGGTCGGAGTCCGACTCGTCCTCGAGTTCGAGTTGCGGTGGTTCGACGAACGAATCGACCGAAGAAGAAGTCGGTGCGACCGTCGACGACTTCGACGCCGACCCCGGCAGGCTCGTCGCGGTCGGGCTCGGCCCGGGTCACGCGGAGGGGATGACCCAGCGCGCCCGGGTGGCACTGCACGAGGCCGAACACATCGTCGGCTACACGACGTACATCGAACTCCTGCCCGACGAGATCACCGAGGCCGCGGACGAGCTGTACGACACGCCGATGTGCGGCGAAGTCTCGCGCACCGAGGAGGCGGTCGACCGCGCGCTCGCGGGGAACCACGTCGCCATCGTCGGCAGCGGAGACCCGAACGTGTACGCGCTCGGCGGTCTCGCGCTCGAAATCGTGGAATCCAAAGGCGCGACGGCCAGCACGCTCGACTTCGAGGTCGTCCCCGGCGTTCCGGCGGCCCAGTCGTGTGCGGCGCGGGTCGGCGCACCGCTCGTCAACGACACCGTCAGTATCTCGCTGTCGGACCACCTGACGCCGATGCCGACCATCGAGTCGCGCCTCCACGCCGCCGCGAAGGAGGGATTCACCATCACCATCTATAACCCGTGGAGTCGCAAGCGCCGGGAGAACTTCGAGAAGTGCTGCGAGATACTGCTGGAACATCGCGACCCCGAGACACCGGTCGGCATAGTTCACGGAGCAGGCCGAGACGATGAGCGGGCCGAAATCGTCGAGCTCGGCGACCTCGAAGAGCTCGGCGAGACCGACCTCGTAGACATGACGACGACGATTCTCGTCGGCAACGAGGACACGTACGTCTGGGACGACCGCATGGTGACCCCGCGCGGGTACGAGAGCAAGTACGATTACTGA
- a CDS encoding precorrin-3B C(17)-methyltransferase: MSDHQNTGEMGTLYVVGIGPGLPHAMTQRAKDVIANADCVIASNLYQDFLRRDGTLPPEDAVTDGGAESRSARRQTGSDGSVAARPDGTQQEIVRSTMGRQIELAREAFERVRDGEDVAHVSGGDPNVYGKSDLLYLMAEEDEAYDVPIEVVPGVTAALGGAANLGAPLSNDFCTISLSDKWRGWNEIEEKLRAAAISGFVIVLYNCWRDYQRAIDVIREERADDVPVAIFNDASRGDTGRNQDGENHTITTLREANDHDDKVGGMGTSILVGNHETNVWENDHGKHLVTPRGGRDVDDF, from the coding sequence ATGAGTGACCACCAAAATACGGGCGAGATGGGAACGCTCTACGTCGTCGGTATCGGTCCCGGGCTTCCACACGCTATGACTCAGCGTGCGAAGGACGTCATCGCCAACGCGGACTGCGTCATCGCGTCGAACCTCTATCAGGATTTCCTCCGGCGCGACGGCACGCTTCCGCCGGAGGATGCCGTCACCGATGGCGGTGCCGAGTCTCGCTCGGCACGTCGTCAGACCGGATCTGACGGAAGTGTCGCCGCCCGACCGGACGGGACCCAGCAGGAGATCGTTCGGTCGACGATGGGGCGACAGATCGAACTCGCCCGCGAGGCCTTCGAGCGCGTCCGTGACGGAGAGGACGTCGCCCACGTCTCGGGCGGCGATCCGAACGTGTACGGAAAAAGCGACCTTCTGTATCTCATGGCGGAAGAAGACGAGGCGTACGACGTCCCCATCGAAGTCGTGCCCGGCGTGACCGCGGCGCTCGGCGGTGCGGCGAACCTCGGTGCACCGCTGTCGAACGACTTCTGTACGATTTCGCTGTCGGACAAGTGGCGCGGCTGGAACGAAATCGAGGAGAAGTTGCGCGCAGCCGCGATCAGCGGGTTCGTCATCGTCTTGTACAACTGTTGGCGGGATTACCAGCGGGCGATCGACGTCATCCGCGAGGAGCGCGCCGACGACGTTCCGGTCGCCATCTTCAACGACGCTAGTCGCGGCGATACGGGTCGAAATCAGGACGGTGAGAACCACACCATCACGACGCTGCGAGAGGCGAACGACCACGACGACAAGGTCGGCGGGATGGGCACCTCCATTCTCGTCGGCAATCACGAAACGAACGTCTGGGAGAACGACCACGGAAAGCATCTCGTCACCCCGCGCGGCGGGCGTGACGTCGACGACTTCTAA
- the cbiG gene encoding cobalt-precorrin 5A hydrolase — MSTETEETESGESGGHCSTPDSDGEVADEIAIISFERKLETAREIKDGIGDEYDRVDIVEYHGDVFAELWGEYDCFVGLMASGIAMRKTAPLLDDKWEDPAIVVIDEELTWAIPITGGHHGANQVAHDLSEMGAVPAMTTASEAAGKQGVESKAKALDAHVVNGDSTVATNLAVLNDELGPVTRLDGPRAVLVDDDVTVLKRNGNDGVVLGTGTVSGVESEQVLDAWETALDDLNLDFDDVDFVATGTRKEDEEGLYEAAQETGLGVVLFERETLEGFEGPSPSRSKELIGWPGIAEASAIAGGREHELAREKERFEDAVTVAVGR; from the coding sequence ATGAGTACCGAAACAGAGGAGACGGAATCGGGCGAATCGGGCGGCCACTGTTCCACGCCGGACTCCGACGGCGAGGTGGCAGACGAGATAGCTATCATCAGCTTCGAACGTAAGCTCGAGACCGCTCGCGAGATCAAGGACGGGATCGGCGACGAGTACGACCGCGTAGACATCGTCGAGTATCACGGCGACGTGTTCGCCGAACTTTGGGGCGAGTACGACTGCTTCGTCGGCCTCATGGCTTCCGGCATTGCGATGCGGAAGACGGCACCCCTGCTCGACGACAAGTGGGAGGACCCCGCCATCGTCGTCATCGACGAAGAACTCACGTGGGCTATTCCCATCACGGGCGGCCACCACGGCGCTAATCAGGTCGCTCACGACCTCTCGGAGATGGGTGCGGTCCCGGCAATGACCACGGCGAGCGAAGCCGCAGGCAAGCAGGGCGTCGAAAGCAAGGCGAAGGCACTAGACGCCCACGTTGTCAACGGCGACTCCACGGTCGCGACCAACCTCGCTGTCCTGAACGACGAACTCGGCCCCGTCACCCGTCTCGATGGACCGCGTGCGGTGCTCGTCGACGACGACGTGACCGTTCTAAAGCGCAACGGAAACGACGGTGTGGTTCTCGGAACGGGCACCGTCTCGGGCGTGGAGTCCGAACAGGTGCTCGACGCGTGGGAAACCGCACTCGACGACCTGAATCTGGATTTCGACGACGTGGACTTCGTCGCCACCGGGACCAGAAAGGAGGACGAAGAAGGACTCTACGAGGCAGCACAGGAAACGGGTCTCGGCGTCGTCCTATTCGAAAGGGAGACCTTGGAAGGGTTCGAGGGCCCCTCGCCGTCGCGCTCCAAGGAACTCATCGGGTGGCCGGGAATCGCCGAGGCGTCGGCCATCGCAGGCGGCCGGGAACACGAGCTCGCTCGGGAGAAAGAGCGGTTCGAAGACGCGGTGACGGTCGCGGTGGGGCGGTAA
- a CDS encoding cobalt-precorrin-4/precorrin-4 C(11)-methyltransferase, giving the protein MTDPQDAIDAESATRTRQRDSRISERTAGEVQEGVPFIGAGPGDPGLLTVTGRELVEAADLVVHAGSLVNSELLEEYCADAEQVSSVGKDLEELIPLMRDAYRNGRNVVRLHSGDPAVYGAALEQMDALEHEGVPTYIVPGVTSAFAASATLRTQLTLNGVANHVAFTRPQGKTLDPDEDHIGEFVEMGDVTTCIYLGTHAVDETMDRLLAEGHDPDTPVTVIYHASWPDEDVIEGTIATIGEKVDAAGYRASALVVIGEAAQGTGYERSYLYGDWANGGSNESEADD; this is encoded by the coding sequence ATGACTGACCCGCAAGACGCCATCGATGCGGAGTCGGCCACTCGGACTCGACAGCGCGATTCCCGCATTTCCGAGCGCACAGCGGGTGAGGTGCAGGAAGGGGTTCCGTTCATCGGCGCCGGACCGGGCGATCCGGGGCTGCTGACGGTCACGGGTCGCGAACTGGTCGAAGCAGCGGACCTCGTCGTTCATGCAGGGTCGCTCGTGAACAGTGAACTCCTCGAGGAGTACTGTGCGGACGCCGAGCAGGTCTCGAGCGTCGGCAAGGACCTCGAAGAACTGATTCCGCTGATGAGGGACGCCTACCGGAACGGACGTAACGTGGTCCGCCTTCACAGCGGTGATCCCGCGGTTTACGGCGCGGCACTGGAGCAGATGGACGCGCTGGAACACGAAGGCGTTCCGACGTACATCGTTCCGGGCGTGACCTCGGCGTTCGCGGCGAGCGCCACGCTCCGAACGCAGCTCACGCTGAACGGCGTGGCGAACCACGTCGCGTTCACTCGGCCGCAAGGCAAGACCCTCGACCCCGACGAGGACCACATCGGCGAGTTCGTCGAGATGGGCGACGTGACGACCTGCATCTATCTCGGGACGCACGCGGTCGACGAGACGATGGACCGGCTGTTGGCCGAGGGACACGACCCGGACACGCCGGTCACCGTCATCTACCACGCATCTTGGCCGGACGAAGACGTCATAGAGGGAACAATCGCAACCATTGGCGAGAAGGTGGACGCGGCGGGGTATCGTGCCTCCGCGCTCGTCGTTATCGGCGAAGCAGCACAGGGAACGGGGTACGAGCGCTCCTACCTGTACGGTGACTGGGCGAATGGCGGTTCGAACGAAAGCGAAGCAGACGACTAA
- a CDS encoding cobalt-factor II C(20)-methyltransferase, with translation MSLYGVGLGPGDADLVTVKGQRVLEEADVVYSPGRLSRSVATEHVPEDRIGDVDFPMTRDEDELRRAWKEAADEIASRARDETAVFVTLGDPNVYSTFGHLRRTMSAFHPEVDTEIVPGVSAVTAFATALGVEISSGMSLALHEAARGAAPTGPDRMILFKVTDAPATHEKLVDAGYDVVYGRRLFMEQGETLVTEDPEVVVERDYYTLAYAEKHEVEYEPATAQFETSVDAAMRERAEGEAHGDVPPEVTSDD, from the coding sequence ATGAGCCTATACGGAGTCGGTCTCGGACCCGGAGACGCCGACCTCGTCACCGTCAAGGGGCAACGCGTCCTCGAAGAGGCGGACGTCGTTTACTCCCCGGGGCGACTCTCTCGGTCGGTGGCGACCGAGCACGTGCCGGAAGACCGCATCGGCGATGTGGACTTCCCCATGACTCGCGACGAGGACGAACTTCGGCGGGCCTGGAAAGAAGCCGCCGACGAAATCGCATCGCGGGCGCGTGACGAAACCGCGGTGTTCGTCACCTTGGGTGATCCGAACGTCTACTCGACGTTCGGTCACCTCCGACGCACGATGTCGGCGTTCCACCCGGAGGTCGACACCGAAATCGTCCCGGGAGTGAGTGCAGTCACCGCGTTCGCGACTGCCCTCGGCGTCGAAATCTCGTCGGGAATGAGCCTCGCACTCCACGAGGCCGCGCGGGGTGCGGCCCCGACGGGCCCGGATCGGATGATTCTGTTCAAGGTCACTGATGCTCCGGCGACTCACGAGAAACTCGTCGACGCGGGGTACGACGTAGTGTACGGTCGTCGCCTGTTCATGGAACAGGGGGAGACGCTCGTGACTGAGGACCCGGAGGTAGTCGTTGAACGAGACTACTACACGCTAGCCTACGCCGAGAAGCACGAGGTCGAGTACGAACCGGCGACCGCGCAGTTCGAAACGAGCGTCGACGCGGCGATGCGAGAACGCGCGGAGGGCGAGGCGCACGGCGACGTACCTCCGGAGGTGACGTCGGATGACTGA